TTTTCCATATCGACATCTTGAAGCTTGCCTGCCATTTGCGAAAGTCCTGGAATCATCCCAATGAGTGATTTCATACTTCCAAGCTTTTTCATCTGCTCCATCTGGTCTAAAAAGTCATTAAAGTTAAACTGTCCTTTTTTGATTTTTTGGGTCATTGCTTTGGCTTGTTTTTCGTTAATGATGCCACTGGTCTTTTCAGCCAAGGTTTCAAGATCGCCCTCACCCATCAAACGACTGACAATTCGATCAGGTATAAAATGCTCTAAATCTGCAACTTTTTCGCCCACACCGATAAATCGAAGAGGAACATTGGTCTGCTCCGCAATACCAAGAGCAACACCACCCTTACCATCGCCATCAAATTTACTTAAAATGACCCCACTGAGTCTGATTTTTTCATGAAACGTCACCGCACTTTTAACGGCATCTTGACCCGTCATAGAATCTGCTACGTAAAAGATCTCATCAGGAGTGAGCTCTTTTTTAATGGCTTCAAGTTGATCCATCAGCTCTGCATCAATGGCTAAACGACCTGCTGTATCGACTAAAACAACATCGTACAAGCCTTCTTTGGCTTTTTTCATCGCATTTTTAGCGATACTCACAGGATTTGCAGTCGCATCCTCAAAGTAAAGATCGATCTCATTGGCAGAACAGAGTTGGCGCAATTGCTCAACCGCCGCTAAACGTTGAAGATCGCACGCAACGACTAAGACTTTTTTTTGTTTGAGTTTAAGATAATTGGCTAATTTTACGGTTGTGGTTGTTTTACCACTTCCTTGCAAACCGACCATCAACACGGTGGTTGGAGGCTTGGAAGCAAAAACAAACCCTTGATGTCCTGGAACGGTTAAAATTGTGGTTAAATTTGTTTTTAATGAGCGTAAAAAATTGACTTGACCAATTCCTTTTGCTTTCGTCTCCAACTCAACTTGACGCAGTAAATCACGTACAATTTTATGGTGAACATCGGCTTTGAGAAGCGCTTTTTTAAGGTTCTCTAGAGCACTTTTTAACGACTTTTCATCATCACTGAAACGTATTTTATTGATCGCTGATCGAAACGAATCGGTTAAAACTTCAAGCACAAACTTATCCTTTAAAATCTATATAAAACGCTTTACACGTCTTTAAAGCAAAGCTTCAAAAACTACGTTAACACTGGGTAATCTTTGGCAGAATGCCCGCGCACCTTTGGTGCTCACGCTATCACATCTACCTGCTTTTTTGCAAAGGAATGCAATTTTACAAAACAAATACTTTAAACTAAATTAAACCTTAAAACATAGTGACCTATTTAGAACTTCAGAATGCCACTTGAAGCCCATTTTCAGGGCTCATCAAAGGCTTAACTCTTTTTTTCTCAAACGCTAAATTTAATAAAATCTTCAGGTTCTTTTGTCTGAAAAATATAGCCCAACAACATAATTTTTGAAGCATGCAACATCAAACGTTTATGAGGACGTCCACCGTATTCAGTGTCACCCAAGATAGAAGCGCCGATGCTTTTTAAATGCACCCTGATTTGATGCGTTCGGCCTGTTTCGATGCGCACTTTGATTTTGGAGCGTTTGCCCTCATACATCAAAGGTTCAACATGGCTGATCGCCTCTTTGCCTTCACTGCTGATCTTGCTGTAAGCGGTATTGCCTTTTTTGATCGTCATAATAGGCGCATTGATCTCCATGGCTTCCACGATTTTTGCTTCCACAATGGCTAAGTACTCTTTTTGCACTTCACGCTTTTTAAACGCGATGACCGCTTTTTGGCGAAACTCATCGTCTTTGGTTAAGAGTAAAACCCCACTGGTTTCGCGATCAAGTCGGTGCAGAAGAGGCAATTTTTTGATCTCTGCAACCTCTTCTGAGGTCATGAAAGCTGGCTTATCCACTGCCATGATGAATTCATCTTCAAAAATGACTTTGATCGGTGCAATTTTTTCAACTTTAAATTTCGTACTCGAACTGAGCTCTCCACGTGCGACACTGACTTTTTTACCCGCAGCGTACACAACGCCACGATCGATCAAATCTTTTGCCGCACGGTTTGAGATGCCTTCTTGCAAGGCTAATAATTTATAGGCTTTTTCCATTTTAACTTCCTAATATTTGCTCAAGGAGTGGCGCAATGTCACTACGATGAGAGATAGCACTCTTGGGGTAATTCTCGATACTATCAAAAATGTTTTTTAGATCTTCAATGTTACATGTAATGCTATTTTCAACCGCTTCAAAAAGCACTTTCTGATTAAAAATAGACGCGCCACTAATGAGTTTGACTCCAAAAAAAGCAGGTTCTAGCGGATTATGTCCACCCACACCTTCCACAAAGGAACCTCCTAAAATCACAATATCTGCAATCGCATAGAGATTAATGAGTTCACCCATTGTATCGCACAAAATAACATCGGCATCCAACGTAGGCTGCTTCGATAAACACGCATAACGTTTGCCCTTATTTTGAGCATATTCGCTTAAAAACAGACCTACCTTTGAAAATCGTTCAGGATGCCTAGGAACGACAATGAGCTGATCGTTTGGCAAGAGGTTCACATGCGATAAGATCAAAGCCTCTTCACCCTCATGCGTACTTGCCACAACCACAATGCGTTTACCCTCAGCTTTAGCATACGCATGACTCAGGGTGTACGTACCAAACATTTTGATATTTCCACTGACTTGAACCGACTTCGCACCCAAATGCTGAAGCCTTTGCGCATCTTGCTCACTTTGTGCCAAGACAAGATCGATATGGCTCAAAATCCAACGATAGACCCAAGCAAAACGCTGATACGAAGCATACGAGTGATCGGATATTCTAGCGTTCAGTAAAACGGTTCGCATCCCTTTGGCTTTGGCGACGATAAACAACAAAGGCCAAAGCTCTGCCTCCATCACGACCAATACCTTTTGCTTGCGTATCCAAAACGGTAAAAAAATCTCAAAAGGCAGATAGCGAACCTCCGCCTTTGCATGTTTACACGCTTCATGAAACCCTGTTTGGGTGATCACGCTCAGGCGAATGGAAGATGGATCAATTTTCTCTATCAAAGGGCTAAGGGAGCGAACTTCACCAAAAGAGCACGCATGAAACCAAATGCCATCTTCTGAAAAAGAAGGATTGTTTTTCAAGAAAAAGCGTGCGGGAATCGAATCTTTGTATTTAGGCTTAAAGCGAAGGTACAGTAAATACGGCAACGCTAAGAGATAAAGAAGCGTTGCCAAAACGTAGTACAGAAAGTTCAAAGCTTACGCCTGTGCTTCCTCTGCGATCTCTTTGTATAAAATACGACCACAATGTGGGCATGTCACGATGTCATCTTGTTTTAAAACACTGGCATACGTTTTGTCATTCATACGCATAAAACAACCGTAACATGCCTGTTTTTTCACAGGAACAACGGTTGTATTTTCCGCCCATTTACGAATTTTTTGGTAAAACGTTAAGATTTTTTGACTCATCTGCACAACGAGTTCATCTTTGGATTGATACACATTTCTGCGTTCTTCTTCAATCGCTTGGATCTGAGAATCAATGGAAGCTTTAATCTCTTCGGCTTCTTTAACCGCCTCTGCGATCTTCTCTTGCAATCCTGAGATATTGGTCTGTTTAAGATCAATAATTTTATCTAAACGGTTGATTTCGTCATTGGCAAAATCACACTGCTCTTTTGAAATTTCCTCTTCAAGTTGAAGGGCTTTAATCTCTTTGGCTGTTTTTACCAACGCACTTTTTTTGGTAAGATCTTTAAGTTTGGAAGAAAGTTCCGCAAGATGTGCTTCATTTTTTGCTTTTTTAAGTTTAGCGTCTGCAATGTCCGCTTGAAAAGACTCTGCTTGGAGTTTTAAATCTCTCTCTTTGTCTAAAGAAAGCTTCAACATTTTCTCAACTTTGGCGATACGTGGACCAAAATCGTCGATCTCTTTGTCTAACTTGGAAAGCTCAATTAACTGCTCTAAATATTTATTCATATTGGTTTTGTCCTCTATTTATACTCAAACGGATTTTTAGAATTTGACATTATAGCCTTTAATGGCAAATTTTTCAAATATTGGGCTAAACACTCTGGGAAATAGCGCTCCGACTCAAAGTGCCCAATGTCAATTAATGAGAGATTATTTTCTTTTGCTTCCATCGCTTGATGGTACTTAAGATCACCGCTTAAGAAACAATCCGCTTCAATTTTGGAGATTAAATCTCCCCCTGCTCCTGTCGTAATCGCACAACGCCCAACCCACTCTTTCGCTCGTACAATTCGTAAATTTTCAATGCCTAAAACATGCTTTACATGTAACGCCAAATCATCCAAACGTTGGTTCACCTCACAGTAGGCTACAAACTCGTTACTTTCGACGATTTCAAAGCCTAGTTTTGACGCCACAAACGCATTAAGATGCGAAAGATCAAAGTTCGTGTGCATCGCGATCAAACTAATTTTTTTTTGCACCATAATTTGAATCAGATTGGAAGGATATTTCGCAAAATTGAGCTGTTTTAAACTGCTAAAAATAAGTGGATGATGCGTTATAATCAGTGAATTTTCAGCTACCTCTTCTAACAGAGCGCTATCGACATCAAGGCTCAGATAAATTTGTTCTACCTCATCCTCACGACTTCCGATGAGAAGACCGCTGTTATCCCAAGATGCTTGCGTGGCAAAGGGGCTCAGTGTGTCTAAAAAATCGTACAGTGCCCCTACTTTCATTAACCGACCACTTCTTTGTATTTGACAGCACACCCTTTGGCAAGTTCACGAATTTTTAAAATGTAGTTTTGACGTTGTGTCACTGAGATCGCTTTGCGCGCATCAAGCACGTTAAACGTATGCGACGCCATCAAACAGTAGTCATACGCAGGCAATGGCAAATTCTCTTCCAAACAGCGTTTGCACTCGACTTGCGCGTTTTCAAATTGATCAAACAGCATGGAAACATTGGCGATTTCAAAGTTGTATTTGCTAAATTCATATTCGCTCTGTTTATGCACATCGCCATAGGTGGTTACACCAAATTGGTTCTCATTCCAGACAAGATCAAACACCGACTCTTTTTCTTGCAAATACATCGCCAAACGCTCA
Above is a genomic segment from Sulfurospirillum halorespirans DSM 13726 containing:
- the ffh gene encoding signal recognition particle protein, with protein sequence MLEVLTDSFRSAINKIRFSDDEKSLKSALENLKKALLKADVHHKIVRDLLRQVELETKAKGIGQVNFLRSLKTNLTTILTVPGHQGFVFASKPPTTVLMVGLQGSGKTTTTVKLANYLKLKQKKVLVVACDLQRLAAVEQLRQLCSANEIDLYFEDATANPVSIAKNAMKKAKEGLYDVVLVDTAGRLAIDAELMDQLEAIKKELTPDEIFYVADSMTGQDAVKSAVTFHEKIRLSGVILSKFDGDGKGGVALGIAEQTNVPLRFIGVGEKVADLEHFIPDRIVSRLMGEGDLETLAEKTSGIINEKQAKAMTQKIKKGQFNFNDFLDQMEQMKKLGSMKSLIGMIPGLSQMAGKLQDVDMENSVEMKRIKAMIGSMTKKEREDPELLNNSRKRRIAEGSGLSQVEVNRFLKQFGNAAKMAKKFSGKKGMQDLQNMLSQSKHAHLR
- a CDS encoding RluA family pseudouridine synthase is translated as MEKAYKLLALQEGISNRAAKDLIDRGVVYAAGKKVSVARGELSSSTKFKVEKIAPIKVIFEDEFIMAVDKPAFMTSEEVAEIKKLPLLHRLDRETSGVLLLTKDDEFRQKAVIAFKKREVQKEYLAIVEAKIVEAMEINAPIMTIKKGNTAYSKISSEGKEAISHVEPLMYEGKRSKIKVRIETGRTHQIRVHLKSIGASILGDTEYGGRPHKRLMLHASKIMLLGYIFQTKEPEDFIKFSV
- the waaA gene encoding lipid IV(A) 3-deoxy-D-manno-octulosonic acid transferase encodes the protein MNFLYYVLATLLYLLALPYLLYLRFKPKYKDSIPARFFLKNNPSFSEDGIWFHACSFGEVRSLSPLIEKIDPSSIRLSVITQTGFHEACKHAKAEVRYLPFEIFLPFWIRKQKVLVVMEAELWPLLFIVAKAKGMRTVLLNARISDHSYASYQRFAWVYRWILSHIDLVLAQSEQDAQRLQHLGAKSVQVSGNIKMFGTYTLSHAYAKAEGKRIVVVASTHEGEEALILSHVNLLPNDQLIVVPRHPERFSKVGLFLSEYAQNKGKRYACLSKQPTLDADVILCDTMGELINLYAIADIVILGGSFVEGVGGHNPLEPAFFGVKLISGASIFNQKVLFEAVENSITCNIEDLKNIFDSIENYPKSAISHRSDIAPLLEQILGS
- a CDS encoding zinc ribbon domain-containing protein; this encodes MNKYLEQLIELSKLDKEIDDFGPRIAKVEKMLKLSLDKERDLKLQAESFQADIADAKLKKAKNEAHLAELSSKLKDLTKKSALVKTAKEIKALQLEEEISKEQCDFANDEINRLDKIIDLKQTNISGLQEKIAEAVKEAEEIKASIDSQIQAIEEERRNVYQSKDELVVQMSQKILTFYQKIRKWAENTTVVPVKKQACYGCFMRMNDKTYASVLKQDDIVTCPHCGRILYKEIAEEAQA
- a CDS encoding Nif3-like dinuclear metal center hexameric protein, with translation MKVGALYDFLDTLSPFATQASWDNSGLLIGSREDEVEQIYLSLDVDSALLEEVAENSLIITHHPLIFSSLKQLNFAKYPSNLIQIMVQKKISLIAMHTNFDLSHLNAFVASKLGFEIVESNEFVAYCEVNQRLDDLALHVKHVLGIENLRIVRAKEWVGRCAITTGAGGDLISKIEADCFLSGDLKYHQAMEAKENNLSLIDIGHFESERYFPECLAQYLKNLPLKAIMSNSKNPFEYK